From a single Hymenobacter sp. YIM 151500-1 genomic region:
- the ggt gene encoding gamma-glutamyltransferase — protein sequence MKRLLYPLTLALLLGCSTTATRPASTPAATLAAPVPAVTPVITERAMVTSAHPEATRIGVEVLRRGGTAWDAAVAVQFALAVALPTAGNIGGGGFVLYRAADGREGALDFRETAPAAASRDMYLDQQGNIIPDLSTLGHLAAGVPGTVAGMAALHQKLGKLPWRELVQPAVDLAAQGLKLTEKEAAGLNRQREAFLKYNPSTPPAYVRPDGATRPWQAGDVVRYPDLARTLERIRDQGRAGFYEGQTADLIVAEMQRGKGIITKQDLANYQPKWRTPLHGQYRGYEVLTFPPPSSGGVALLQMLQMLELYDLRQAGWHTPQAVHWITEAQRRVYADRATYLGDPDFGHVPVAQLLNPTYNKQRMASTLPYQATPSAQVPAGAGLPGYESDQTTHYNVVDAQGNAVACTTTLNGAYGSKVVVAGAGFLLNNEMDDFSAKPGTPNAYGLVGGAANAIRPGKRMLSSMTPAILTKNRKLALVVGTPGGSTIITSVLQAILNTLDYGQNAQQAVAAPRLHHQWLPDQIDVEEGALLPAAQDSLRARGYRLNPRAPWGRVEVIRVLPGGRLEGGADPRGDDTAGGF from the coding sequence ATGAAACGCCTGCTCTACCCGCTTACCCTGGCCCTGCTGCTGGGCTGCTCCACTACTGCCACGCGCCCGGCTTCCACTCCAGCGGCTACTCTGGCTGCTCCCGTGCCAGCCGTTACGCCGGTTATTACCGAGCGGGCCATGGTCACGTCGGCGCACCCGGAGGCGACGCGCATTGGGGTGGAGGTGCTGCGCCGGGGCGGTACTGCCTGGGATGCCGCCGTGGCCGTGCAGTTTGCCCTGGCCGTGGCCTTGCCCACCGCCGGCAACATCGGGGGCGGGGGCTTCGTGCTCTACCGGGCTGCCGACGGCCGGGAAGGCGCCCTTGACTTTCGCGAAACCGCCCCCGCTGCCGCCTCGCGCGACATGTACCTCGACCAGCAGGGTAACATCATCCCCGACCTAAGTACCCTGGGCCACCTGGCAGCCGGGGTGCCGGGCACAGTGGCGGGCATGGCTGCGCTGCATCAGAAGCTGGGCAAGCTGCCCTGGCGCGAGTTGGTGCAACCGGCCGTGGACTTAGCCGCTCAAGGGCTCAAGCTGACGGAAAAAGAAGCCGCCGGCCTCAACCGCCAGCGCGAGGCCTTTCTGAAGTACAACCCCAGCACGCCCCCGGCCTACGTGCGCCCCGATGGTGCCACCCGCCCCTGGCAGGCCGGCGACGTGGTGCGCTACCCCGACCTGGCCCGCACTCTGGAGCGCATCCGGGACCAGGGGCGCGCCGGTTTCTACGAGGGCCAAACGGCCGACCTCATCGTGGCCGAAATGCAGCGCGGCAAAGGTATTATCACTAAGCAAGACCTAGCCAATTATCAACCCAAGTGGCGCACACCCCTGCACGGCCAGTACCGCGGCTACGAGGTGCTGACATTTCCGCCGCCCAGCTCCGGGGGCGTGGCGTTGCTGCAAATGCTACAGATGCTGGAACTCTACGACCTGCGGCAAGCCGGCTGGCACACGCCCCAGGCCGTGCACTGGATTACCGAAGCTCAACGCCGCGTGTACGCCGACCGCGCCACCTACCTCGGCGACCCGGACTTTGGCCATGTGCCTGTGGCCCAACTCTTAAACCCGACTTACAACAAGCAGCGCATGGCCTCCACCCTGCCCTACCAGGCTACGCCCAGCGCCCAGGTACCGGCCGGCGCAGGCCTGCCCGGCTACGAGTCGGACCAGACGACGCACTACAATGTGGTAGACGCCCAGGGCAACGCCGTGGCCTGCACTACCACCCTGAATGGGGCTTACGGCAGCAAAGTGGTGGTGGCCGGGGCGGGCTTTCTACTGAACAATGAAATGGACGACTTCAGCGCCAAGCCCGGCACGCCCAACGCCTACGGCCTAGTGGGCGGCGCGGCCAACGCCATCCGGCCCGGCAAGCGCATGTTGTCGTCGATGACCCCGGCCATCCTCACCAAAAACCGGAAGCTGGCCCTGGTAGTGGGCACACCCGGCGGCTCCACCATCATCACCAGCGTGCTGCAAGCCATTCTGAACACGCTGGACTACGGCCAGAACGCCCAGCAGGCCGTGGCCGCCCCGCGCCTGCACCACCAATGGCTGCCCGACCAGATTGACGTGGAAGAAGGCGCCCTGCTGCCTGCCGCCCAGGACTCGCTACGTGCCCGCGGCTACCGCCTGAACCCGCGCGCGCCCTGGGGCCGCGTCGAGGTGATTCGGGTGCTGCCCGGCGGCCGACTCGAAGGCGGCGCCGACCCGCGCGGCGACGATACGGCCGGGGGGTTCTGA
- a CDS encoding alpha-amylase family glycosyl hydrolase gives MTTEPTASDSSAAVLPLVQQDSWLTPYEPVLLRRQQRLAQRLADITAQCGSLGRFALAHQRLGLNYDARRRGYWFREWAPAAEGLFLVGDFNGWDRQATPLRRLEDGVWEVFLSDKDYQDRLTPGSRYKVHVVTQHGAKDRLPATLRRAVQDEATKDFAAQVWRPDTPFTWTDQKFRVPNAVREPLIYEAHVGMALEEGRVGTYREFADHILPRIQAGGYNCVQLMAVMEHPYYGSFGYHVANFFAVSSRFGTPDDLKYLVNEAHNRGLAVLLDVVHSHAVKNEAEGLADFDGSGGQYFHPGPRGNHPGWDSKLFDYGKPEVQQFLLSNLRYWLEEFHFDGFRFDGITSMLYHHHGEGVSFGSYDQYFGPEVDEDAVLYLQLAATLTREIKRSALLIAEDMSGMPGLCRPIREGGIGFDYRLGMGIPDYWIKLLKHTRDEDWNLHDLWHVLTNRRPGEKTVAYAESHDQALVGDKTLAHWLLDRAIYDHMHRDDPSPVAARGVALHKLIRLATLSLGGEAYLNFIGNEFGHPEWVDFPREGNNWSHHFARRQWSLADNPDLKYQFLLHFDQAMLHLARTTRLLAAGPARLLNLDPTNQVLIFERGGLVFVFSFHVDRSVPDYRFFVPQPGRYRVLLSSDATRFGGFGRVDEQFVYETFREDGVDKLSLYVTNRTALVLARM, from the coding sequence ATGACTACCGAACCAACCGCCTCCGACTCATCCGCCGCCGTGCTGCCGCTGGTGCAGCAAGACTCCTGGCTCACGCCCTACGAGCCCGTGCTGCTACGACGCCAGCAGCGCCTCGCTCAGCGCCTAGCCGACATCACGGCTCAGTGCGGGTCATTGGGCCGGTTTGCGCTGGCTCATCAGCGCCTGGGACTGAACTACGACGCCCGCCGCCGCGGCTATTGGTTTCGGGAGTGGGCGCCGGCCGCTGAAGGGTTGTTTCTGGTGGGCGACTTCAACGGCTGGGACCGGCAGGCTACGCCCCTGCGCCGCCTCGAAGACGGCGTGTGGGAAGTGTTTCTGAGTGACAAAGACTACCAGGACCGCCTCACGCCCGGCTCCCGCTACAAGGTGCACGTCGTGACCCAGCACGGGGCCAAAGACCGGCTGCCGGCCACCCTGCGCCGCGCCGTGCAGGACGAAGCCACCAAGGACTTCGCCGCCCAAGTGTGGCGCCCCGACACGCCTTTTACCTGGACCGACCAGAAGTTCCGGGTGCCCAACGCCGTGCGCGAGCCGCTGATTTACGAAGCTCACGTGGGCATGGCCCTGGAGGAAGGCCGCGTGGGCACCTACCGCGAGTTTGCCGACCATATCCTGCCCCGCATCCAGGCTGGCGGCTACAACTGCGTGCAGCTTATGGCCGTGATGGAGCACCCGTACTACGGCTCCTTCGGCTACCACGTGGCTAATTTCTTCGCCGTATCCTCCCGCTTCGGCACCCCCGACGACCTTAAGTACCTCGTCAACGAAGCGCACAATCGGGGCTTGGCCGTGCTGCTTGATGTGGTGCACTCCCACGCCGTGAAGAATGAGGCCGAAGGGCTGGCTGACTTCGACGGCTCGGGTGGGCAGTACTTTCACCCCGGCCCCCGCGGCAACCACCCCGGCTGGGACTCCAAGCTATTCGACTACGGCAAGCCCGAGGTGCAGCAGTTTCTGCTCAGCAACCTGCGCTACTGGCTCGAGGAGTTCCACTTCGACGGCTTCCGCTTCGACGGCATCACCTCCATGCTCTATCATCACCACGGCGAGGGCGTGAGCTTCGGGAGCTACGACCAGTATTTCGGGCCCGAGGTGGACGAAGACGCAGTGCTGTACTTGCAGCTGGCCGCCACGCTGACTCGCGAAATCAAGCGCAGCGCCCTGCTTATTGCCGAAGACATGAGCGGTATGCCCGGCCTGTGCCGGCCCATCCGGGAAGGCGGCATTGGTTTCGATTACCGCCTGGGCATGGGCATCCCGGACTACTGGATCAAGCTGCTCAAGCACACCCGCGACGAAGACTGGAACCTGCATGACCTCTGGCACGTGCTTACCAACCGCCGCCCCGGCGAGAAAACCGTAGCCTACGCTGAAAGCCACGACCAGGCCCTGGTGGGCGACAAAACCCTGGCCCACTGGCTGCTGGACCGCGCCATCTACGACCACATGCACCGCGACGACCCCAGCCCCGTCGCGGCCCGCGGCGTGGCCTTGCACAAGCTCATCCGGCTGGCCACCCTGAGCCTGGGCGGCGAGGCCTACCTCAACTTTATCGGCAACGAGTTCGGCCACCCCGAATGGGTGGACTTTCCACGGGAAGGCAACAACTGGAGCCACCACTTCGCGCGCCGCCAGTGGAGCCTGGCCGATAATCCCGACCTGAAGTATCAGTTTCTGCTTCACTTCGACCAGGCCATGCTGCACCTGGCCCGCACCACCCGCCTACTGGCGGCCGGCCCCGCCCGCCTGCTCAACCTCGACCCCACCAACCAAGTCCTCATTTTTGAGCGCGGCGGCCTGGTGTTCGTCTTCAGCTTCCACGTAGACCGCAGCGTGCCCGACTACCGCTTTTTCGTGCCCCAGCCCGGCCGCTACCGCGTCCTGCTGTCCTCCGACGCCACCCGTTTCGGCGGCTTCGGCCGCGTGGATGAGCAGTTTGTGTACGAAACCTTCCGGGAAGATGGAGTGGACAAGCTGAGCCTGTACGTGACGAACCGCACGGCGCTGGTGCTGGCGCGAATGTAG
- a CDS encoding YdeI/OmpD-associated family protein, with protein MSESVAAPRHEFEAALEMDGADSGVFLLVPFSVPEVYGVKGVLPVRGTIDGFPIRLNLTPLGDGQHVLPVKKEIRNAIGKTWTETVRVVLERDTDATGLQLPDDLDRALDRAGLRPRFDELPYAKRKELAQRIARTKKPDARTQRIEDALEIARSGRKTKQ; from the coding sequence ATGAGTGAATCTGTAGCGGCGCCGCGCCACGAGTTTGAGGCCGCGCTGGAAATGGACGGCGCCGACAGCGGCGTGTTTCTGCTGGTGCCCTTCAGCGTGCCCGAGGTGTACGGCGTGAAGGGCGTGCTGCCCGTGCGCGGCACCATCGACGGCTTCCCCATCCGCCTCAACCTGACGCCCCTGGGCGACGGGCAGCACGTGCTGCCGGTGAAAAAGGAAATCCGCAACGCCATCGGCAAGACCTGGACCGAAACCGTGCGCGTGGTGCTGGAGCGCGACACCGACGCCACCGGCCTGCAACTCCCCGACGACCTGGACCGGGCCCTGGACCGGGCCGGCCTGCGCCCCCGCTTCGACGAGCTGCCCTACGCCAAGCGCAAAGAGCTAGCCCAGCGCATTGCCCGCACCAAAAAACCCGATGCCCGCACCCAGCGCATCGAAGACGCCCTGGAAATAGCCCGTTCCGGCCGAAAGACAAAGCAGTAA
- a CDS encoding glycosyltransferase family 4 protein encodes MISAPVPVLLLGWNGASPLAGGAPAAHLPELLRGLTSRAALTVLLPHAAPALAATGIWATAVFSFPPSDLPTPARPARPAGWQHPAAPYQGADAAAQAPGTRPGRAVPAAPYLGSTPAPVAASSTGENAEAGPGFSAASPADDAEQGEPTTAAALATLAAPAAELLLNEDDFATPAEPAATEAHALSQPADDLVPDAPTAAEPVPAVPAALAAELSPDADLNRQVIQYARLATRRALAEEFAVIYATEWPTWLAALEIRQQTGRPLALHVHSLAQDRPTPADRGWGQELERLALRRADLVLASSEELAQRLRATYPLPPHRLRVAAATDAEAVHAALQRLESSFAGR; translated from the coding sequence ATGATATCTGCTCCTGTTCCTGTGTTGTTGCTTGGCTGGAACGGCGCTTCTCCCCTAGCTGGCGGGGCTCCGGCGGCGCACTTGCCTGAGTTGCTGCGGGGCCTGACTTCGCGCGCCGCCCTGACCGTGCTGCTGCCTCATGCGGCTCCCGCCCTGGCTGCGACGGGCATTTGGGCCACTGCTGTTTTCAGCTTTCCGCCCTCTGACCTGCCTACTCCGGCGCGTCCGGCCCGGCCTGCCGGCTGGCAGCACCCAGCCGCCCCGTACCAGGGCGCCGATGCCGCGGCCCAGGCGCCCGGCACCCGCCCCGGCCGGGCCGTGCCCGCGGCCCCGTACCTGGGCAGCACGCCGGCGCCAGTGGCGGCCAGCAGCACGGGGGAAAACGCGGAGGCCGGACCCGGCTTTTCGGCCGCTTCGCCAGCCGATGATGCCGAACAGGGGGAGCCGACAACGGCTGCCGCTTTGGCTACTCTTGCTGCACCAGCCGCGGAACTCTTGCTCAACGAGGACGACTTTGCCACCCCCGCTGAGCCGGCCGCTACCGAGGCCCACGCCCTCAGCCAACCCGCCGATGACCTGGTGCCGGACGCGCCAACCGCGGCCGAGCCGGTGCCGGCGGTGCCCGCCGCGCTGGCCGCTGAGCTTTCCCCCGACGCCGACCTCAACCGGCAGGTAATTCAGTACGCCCGCCTGGCTACGCGCCGGGCGCTGGCGGAGGAGTTTGCCGTGATTTATGCTACCGAGTGGCCTACCTGGCTGGCGGCCCTGGAAATCCGGCAGCAAACCGGCCGGCCCCTGGCCCTGCACGTGCACTCCCTGGCCCAGGACCGCCCCACCCCCGCCGACCGGGGCTGGGGCCAGGAGCTGGAGCGCCTGGCCCTGCGCCGCGCCGACCTGGTGCTGGCTTCTTCTGAGGAGCTGGCCCAGCGCCTGCGCGCCACCTACCCGCTGCCGCCCCACCGTCTGCGGGTGGCCGCCGCCACCGATGCCGAGGCCGTGCACGCGGCTCTGCAGCGCCTGGAATCATCTTTTGCCGGCCGCTAG
- a CDS encoding glycoside hydrolase family 31 protein has protein sequence MADSFQENNYMVNDLAARSKQELVPGRVLTGEQQGADFLFRCDNGAQLLLQVISDKILRFRYATEAGFAPDFSYAFPEGVPARQAPEFLEFRDKADHFRITTDRLICVVDKENLRTRVLNRSGLVLSEDEKGFHWEYEYETGNDIVKMSKLVQSGAHYYGLGDKPDNMNLRGRQFTNWGTDTYGYQKGSDPLYKNIPFFLALHQRIAHGIFFDNSFRAGFDFAAERADVASFWAQGGEMNYYFIYGPSLLEVTQEYTRLTCPPELPPLWALGYHQCKWSYYPESQVKAIAQGFRSRQIPCDALYLDIDYMDGYRCFTWSPTHFPEPRRMVQELAEDGFKTIVIIDPGIKIDPNYSVYREGLEHDYFCRRADGPLMKGSVWPGLCNFPDYTRPQVREWWAGLFKGLIQETGVRGVWNDMNEPAVFEKGTFPDDVRFHYEGHSASHRKAHNIYGMQMARATAAGVKQFSYPNRPFTITRSTYAGGQRYSSGWTGDNIASWEHLWLANIQCQRLSISGFSFIGSDIGGFIDTPDGELYVRWVALGAFHPFFRTHSSGDHGDQEPWSFGEDYMALARSFIELRYRLLPYMYTTFWQYVQQGTPMLRPLAFLDQTDPETYLRMAEFSLGDHLLVCPITQAGADGRWMYLPKGEWFYYYTDEPKQGGAEVWAAAGLDRIPLFVRAGAVVPMYPLMQYVGEKTVDELTLHVYFKQGQQTSVLYDDGGEGYGYEQGQHTTRHFRVTGTEQGLLLQQEIEGPYQPTWTAYRVVLHGLPFAATAFSTDGQPAEATEFTTETGLMLPAVIVGADFTELVVG, from the coding sequence ATGGCCGACTCTTTCCAGGAAAACAATTACATGGTCAACGACCTGGCCGCGCGTTCCAAGCAGGAACTCGTCCCCGGCCGGGTTCTAACAGGCGAGCAGCAGGGCGCCGACTTCCTGTTTCGCTGCGACAATGGGGCGCAGCTGCTGCTCCAGGTTATTTCCGATAAAATTCTGCGCTTCCGCTACGCCACGGAGGCCGGTTTCGCGCCCGATTTCAGCTACGCCTTCCCCGAGGGCGTGCCCGCCCGCCAAGCGCCCGAGTTTCTGGAGTTCCGGGACAAGGCCGACCACTTCCGCATCACCACCGACCGGCTTATCTGCGTGGTTGACAAGGAAAACCTGCGTACCCGCGTGCTCAACCGCTCGGGCTTGGTGCTGAGCGAAGACGAAAAAGGCTTTCACTGGGAGTACGAGTACGAAACCGGCAACGACATCGTGAAGATGAGCAAGCTGGTGCAGAGCGGCGCCCACTACTACGGCCTCGGCGACAAGCCCGACAACATGAACCTGCGCGGGCGGCAGTTCACCAACTGGGGCACCGACACCTACGGCTACCAGAAAGGCTCCGACCCGCTCTACAAGAATATTCCCTTCTTCCTGGCTCTGCACCAGCGCATTGCCCACGGCATCTTCTTCGACAACTCCTTCCGGGCCGGGTTCGACTTTGCGGCCGAGCGCGCCGACGTGGCTTCGTTCTGGGCCCAGGGCGGGGAGATGAATTACTACTTCATCTACGGCCCCTCGCTGCTGGAAGTCACCCAGGAATACACCCGCCTCACGTGCCCACCCGAGCTGCCCCCGCTCTGGGCCCTGGGCTACCACCAGTGCAAGTGGAGCTACTACCCCGAAAGCCAGGTCAAGGCTATTGCCCAGGGCTTCAGGAGCCGGCAAATTCCCTGCGACGCCCTGTATCTAGACATCGACTACATGGACGGCTACCGGTGCTTTACCTGGAGCCCCACCCACTTCCCCGAGCCCCGGCGCATGGTGCAGGAGCTGGCCGAAGACGGCTTCAAGACCATCGTCATCATCGACCCCGGTATCAAGATTGACCCCAACTATTCCGTCTACCGCGAAGGGCTGGAGCACGACTACTTCTGCCGCCGCGCCGATGGGCCGCTGATGAAGGGCTCGGTGTGGCCCGGCCTCTGCAACTTCCCCGATTACACCCGCCCGCAGGTGCGAGAGTGGTGGGCAGGTTTATTTAAAGGCCTGATCCAGGAAACCGGCGTGCGGGGCGTGTGGAACGACATGAACGAGCCGGCCGTGTTCGAGAAGGGTACTTTCCCCGATGATGTGCGCTTCCACTACGAAGGCCACTCCGCCTCCCACCGCAAGGCCCACAACATCTACGGCATGCAGATGGCGCGGGCCACGGCCGCGGGCGTCAAGCAGTTCAGCTACCCCAACCGGCCCTTCACCATCACGCGCAGCACCTACGCCGGCGGGCAGCGCTACTCCTCCGGCTGGACCGGCGACAACATCGCCAGCTGGGAGCACCTGTGGCTGGCCAACATTCAGTGCCAGCGCCTGAGCATCAGCGGGTTCAGCTTTATCGGGTCCGATATCGGCGGGTTTATCGACACGCCCGACGGCGAGCTGTACGTGCGCTGGGTGGCCCTGGGGGCCTTCCACCCCTTCTTCCGCACCCACTCCTCCGGCGACCACGGCGACCAGGAGCCCTGGAGCTTCGGCGAGGACTACATGGCCCTGGCCCGCAGCTTCATTGAGCTGCGCTACCGCCTGCTGCCCTACATGTACACCACGTTTTGGCAGTACGTGCAGCAGGGCACGCCCATGCTGCGCCCCCTGGCCTTCCTCGACCAGACCGACCCCGAAACCTACCTGCGCATGGCCGAGTTCAGCCTCGGCGACCACCTGCTGGTGTGCCCCATCACCCAGGCCGGCGCCGATGGCCGCTGGATGTACCTGCCCAAAGGGGAATGGTTCTACTACTACACCGACGAGCCCAAGCAGGGTGGGGCCGAGGTGTGGGCCGCCGCCGGCCTCGACCGGATTCCGCTGTTTGTGCGGGCCGGGGCCGTGGTGCCCATGTACCCACTCATGCAATATGTGGGCGAGAAAACGGTGGATGAGCTGACCCTGCACGTCTACTTCAAGCAGGGCCAGCAAACCAGCGTGCTTTACGACGACGGCGGCGAAGGCTACGGCTACGAGCAGGGCCAGCACACCACCCGCCACTTCCGCGTCACGGGCACAGAGCAGGGCCTGTTGCTGCAGCAGGAAATCGAAGGCCCGTACCAGCCCACCTGGACCGCCTACCGCGTGGTGCTACACGGCTTGCCCTTCGCCGCCACCGCCTTCAGCACCGACGGCCAGCCCGCCGAAGCCACCGAGTTCACCACCGAAACCGGCTTGATGCTGCCCGCTGTGATAGTAGGGGCTGACTTCACGGAACTGGTGGTGGGGTAG
- a CDS encoding SMI1/KNR4 family protein, translated as MQLENSNPFGPVNPADIAEFEETNEITLPSDYKDFLLQHNGGRPLYSKVAGTDVEVKWLYSMIEEPAWASLFNALDVYEGRIPSWYMPIGTDSGGNLYIMSLYKKNKGVIAFWRHEEEAEENGSDYFENLTHIADSFTEFVHLLQPNES; from the coding sequence ATGCAACTTGAGAACAGCAACCCTTTTGGCCCAGTAAATCCAGCAGACATTGCTGAATTTGAGGAAACAAATGAGATTACACTACCCAGTGATTACAAAGATTTCTTACTTCAACATAATGGAGGCCGGCCTTTGTATAGCAAGGTAGCCGGTACTGATGTGGAGGTGAAATGGTTGTATAGTATGATAGAAGAACCCGCCTGGGCTAGTTTGTTTAATGCGCTGGATGTTTATGAAGGGCGTATACCATCGTGGTACATGCCAATTGGCACTGACTCTGGCGGCAACCTGTATATTATGTCTTTGTATAAGAAAAATAAAGGAGTGATTGCGTTTTGGAGACATGAAGAAGAAGCAGAAGAAAATGGCTCCGATTACTTTGAAAATTTAACTCATATAGCTGATTCGTTCACAGAATTTGTACATTTACTACAGCCTAACGAATCTTAA
- a CDS encoding polymorphic toxin-type HINT domain-containing protein produces MPHPLEYVISGALLQCSQGLIPSPFKATPRTTKVQGLLIGNITDNRAARNIHTFAVCKSLTKRAKGVPQPCFPQPETWQKAYSPVKVGGAEALVFQSCINCPLGKGKISFVTSGQAPVPPEVVNEVNQLKQEAFAAVRQGIEERKSQGESSILGWIPILGPAQGVGEAIRDGDQKKGVFNTLSLALDVATLGTGTIVKKGATTAAARVTGAKVTLGLAKKQLLTVATKAQNLSKSLPNVVKRLTGKYKPVTGCFVAGTPVAVEGGYKNIEEVRVGDLVWSWHEETGELALKPVLQTMRHEATTLVELQVGPASVVTTPEHPFWTPAGWVEAGRLEEDARVLRSDGQLVGLHEAEHRIGEPVPVYNVEVADWHTYLVGEWMLVVHNACANNNQKPLRTASGKVITNSKHRGRLNPEAKKKGYNVPVKKNGYPDFRNFLYKGPEKNTVTIEMTGKYYDDFTAATKAAGFSKQPANYTWHHTEVVTKKKMPDGTFKYYNKIILVESGPHDAARHSGGSQLFRQLTGNPKAYR; encoded by the coding sequence ATGCCACATCCACTCGAATATGTTATTTCCGGGGCGTTGCTGCAATGCAGCCAGGGCTTGATTCCGTCCCCATTCAAAGCCACTCCCCGCACCACCAAGGTTCAGGGGCTTCTGATAGGAAACATCACGGACAACAGGGCAGCTCGCAACATTCATACGTTTGCCGTGTGTAAGAGCCTGACTAAGAGGGCGAAGGGAGTACCGCAACCTTGTTTTCCTCAGCCCGAGACCTGGCAGAAAGCTTACTCCCCGGTGAAAGTAGGTGGAGCCGAAGCACTGGTGTTTCAATCTTGCATTAATTGTCCTTTGGGTAAAGGCAAAATTAGCTTTGTAACATCAGGGCAGGCACCAGTGCCACCCGAAGTGGTTAACGAAGTCAACCAATTAAAGCAGGAAGCATTCGCAGCTGTCAGACAGGGGATCGAAGAAAGAAAATCTCAAGGCGAATCCAGTATCCTGGGCTGGATTCCTATACTAGGACCTGCCCAAGGAGTAGGGGAGGCAATACGGGATGGAGATCAGAAGAAAGGGGTATTCAACACACTTTCTCTCGCACTTGATGTTGCTACATTGGGTACGGGAACAATAGTGAAGAAAGGAGCAACTACAGCAGCAGCCAGAGTTACCGGAGCGAAGGTGACGCTGGGTTTAGCCAAGAAACAGCTGCTGACCGTAGCAACCAAGGCTCAGAATTTGAGTAAGAGTCTGCCAAACGTAGTAAAACGACTCACCGGAAAGTATAAGCCCGTAACGGGGTGCTTTGTGGCGGGCACCCCCGTAGCCGTAGAAGGCGGCTATAAGAACATCGAGGAGGTGCGCGTGGGCGACCTGGTGTGGTCGTGGCACGAGGAGACGGGGGAGCTGGCCCTCAAGCCCGTGCTGCAAACCATGCGGCATGAGGCCACCACCCTGGTCGAGCTGCAAGTGGGGCCCGCCTCCGTCGTGACCACGCCGGAGCACCCGTTCTGGACGCCGGCCGGCTGGGTGGAGGCGGGCCGGCTGGAGGAAGACGCGCGCGTGCTGCGCTCGGACGGGCAGCTAGTGGGCCTGCACGAGGCCGAGCACCGCATCGGCGAACCAGTGCCCGTCTACAACGTAGAGGTGGCCGACTGGCATACTTATTTGGTTGGGGAGTGGATGCTTGTCGTGCATAACGCGTGCGCTAACAACAATCAGAAACCCCTAAGGACGGCGAGTGGCAAGGTAATTACGAATAGCAAGCACCGAGGACGGCTAAATCCGGAGGCGAAAAAGAAGGGATACAACGTACCCGTAAAGAAAAACGGCTATCCTGACTTCAGAAACTTTTTGTATAAGGGTCCTGAAAAAAACACAGTGACTATCGAAATGACCGGCAAGTACTATGATGATTTTACGGCAGCTACAAAAGCAGCTGGGTTTAGTAAACAGCCGGCTAATTATACTTGGCACCATACTGAGGTAGTAACGAAAAAAAAGATGCCAGATGGTACTTTTAAGTATTATAATAAAATAATATTAGTAGAATCTGGACCTCACGATGCGGCCCGGCACTCGGGCGGATCACAGTTGTTCCGCCAGTTAACGGGAAACCCTAAAGCTTACAGATAA